In one Brienomyrus brachyistius isolate T26 chromosome 7, BBRACH_0.4, whole genome shotgun sequence genomic region, the following are encoded:
- the stard4 gene encoding stAR-related lipid transfer protein 4, which yields MGSFPDVSQLANTLIGYHNVNGNYWRVAKNMKDVTVWRKPSEEFSGFLYKVQGIVKDIPTRIIDYIRPGPYRLNWDSLMTSMDIVKTFDEPGCCILRYTTAGQLWNIIAPREFVDFSYTTDYQNGLLSCGVSLEYPSGLQNFVRGFNHPCGWFCVPTEEAPTHGLLTGYIQTDLRGMLPQSAVDSAMASSLINFFVDLRRALTV from the exons ATGGGCAGCTTTCCAGATGTGAGCCAGCTGGCAAACACCCTTATTGGATACCATAACGTTAACGGAAATTACTGGAGAGTtgcaaaaaatatg AAAGATGTTACAGTGTGGCGGAAACCTTCAGAGGAGTTCAGTGGATTTCT GTATAAAGTACAAGGTATAGTGAAAGACATCCCCACCCGAATAATTGACTATATTCGTCCTGGACCATATAGACTGAACTGGGACAGCTTGATGACTTCAATGGATATTGTTAAAACATTTGATGAG CCAGGTTGTTGCATCTTGCGCTATACGACTGCAGGACAGCTGTGGAATATTATTGCTCCCCGGGAATTCGTCGACTTCTCCTACACCACGGACTACCAAAACGGCCTTCTTTCCTGTG GTGTCAGTCTGGAGTACCCTAGCGGATTGCAGAACTTCGTCAGGGGCTTTAACCACCCCTGTGGTTGGTTCTGCGTGCCCACAGAGGAGGCACCAACGCACGGGCTGCTAACGGGCTACATCCAGACAGACCTGCGGGGCATGCTGCCACAGTCCGCCGTGGACTCTGCAATGGCCAGTAGTCTTATCAACTTCTTTGTGGACCTGCGAAGGGCTCTGACCGTGTGA